From the Echeneis naucrates chromosome 7, fEcheNa1.1, whole genome shotgun sequence genome, the window ATTAAATTTACAATATAAATAGAGGATTATATCATATGGTAGACATTTTTATATCACAGTATCAATATATATCATAATACTGCACAGCACTATTTcaatttatcagtttttagTCATGTAAGTAATTTCTTGAGTGACCACACATTCAATATCTGCTGGCATAGTTACAATTGAGAAGACAAAATTTTGTACAATACAGAAGTAAGTCCCATATGATTTAAATTTGATATGATTTAAAATCAGCACTCCTGATGTCTAAAACTAATGGCGTGTAAATCTTTCAGACGATGTATTCCCTCCTTTCTTTACCATTGTTATATggttttcaattaaatttttggttttaaaggttctgaaaccaaagaaaacaggctgcagtgttagtttttttttttttttttttttttcctttaatctataattttctttttttttttttatcttctttggCTCTGCACAACTAGATAGAGGTGTACAGGAATCTGCAGGATTTTAAGCCACTGATCTGAGATATTTATTACTCCCAATTCAAACTGTATTTCAGTTGAAATCCTTTCTGCTCCATTGAGCAAAGAAAGTACAGGAGCTTGTGTGCTTTATGAGGTACTGTTCAAATACATGAACTGCAAACAAGTCTCATTAAATTCGTGTAAAACGCTTAAAGAGCAGTTCCAGACAGTAGGAAATAAAAGTGAACAGAAAAATTGTAGATATTATCACTAATTCTCAGATACTAGAAGTTCAGGTCAGATTATTGAATATTGGCAGTGTTGTACTGATAGGCTATTGAGCATGTATTGATTgctaatattttgaaatgtttcacagGTTTAAACAAACTGTATTATTGATTGTCAGATTAGTCATATGAGAGGCTCATCAAAGAAAAAATAGCACCTATCAACTCTGAAGCTTAGTATTAATCTTTCAGACGATGTATTCCCTCCTTTCTTTACCATTGTTATATggttttcaattaaatttttggttttaaaggttctgaaaccaaagaaaacaggctgcagtgttagtttttttttttttttctttaatctataattttcttttttttttttttatcttctttggCTCTGCACAACTAGATAGAGGTGTACAGGAATCTGCAGGATTTTAAGCCACTGATCTGAGATATTTATTACTCCCAATTCAAACTGTATTTCAGTTGAAATCCTTTCTGCTCCATTGAGCAAAGAAAGTACAGGAGCTTGTGTGCTTTATGAGGTACTGTTCAAATACATGAACTGCAAACAAGTCTCATTAAATTCGTGTAAAACGCTTAAAGAGCAGTTCCAGACAGTAGGAAATAAAAGTGAACAGAAAAATTGTAGATATTATCACTAATTCTCAGATACTAGAAGTTCAGGTCAGATTATTGAATATTGGCAGTGTTGTACTGATAGGCTATTGAGCATGTATTGATTgctaatattttgaaatgtttcacagGTTTAAACAAACTGTATTATTGATTGTCAGATTAGTCATATGAGAGGCTCATCAAAGAAAAAATAGCACCTATCAACTCTGAAGCTTAGTATTAAGTTATTTCATTTGTAGGCATACAGTTTCCTGGAACATCATGGCTTTGCATTCAGAGTCCGTTTCATTAATGGTGGTTACTATTTTAATTAGGTTTTATATCCTATCCCAAAATTTAATGGCTGAAAATTTGTTGGAAATGGTGTGCCCTTTCAGTGCAGCTGTCTTTTCTTGGCTGTGTCTTGTGAGCCATCCAATTTTTGAATAATCAGATGGACACTATTAAACTTGTTGTACACATAAGTTTTGTACATAATGGTTGATAACATGACAAAGAGAAGAGAACAAGAGTTGACcagtgttttaaatgtattgCACAAGGGCCCTTTGGGAGAAGTATTCGTCTGGCAATATCTTGTATTATATAAGTTTATGTCACAACCTTGTGCCAGTAAGGTATTAGGTGTCCCGGCAATTGGCTGACCCTCCTCTGCCAGTTTGAGTGGTACAGGATTGGGGTTGGCCAGGTCAGCACAATAGAGGCTGAAATTCAAACCCTCAAGACACCTAATTAAAACTTACAACCATGACAAATAGCCTTTGACACAGTTACATCTTACGAAAAGTATATTACTCAAAATCCTAGCACAGAGAAGTGAAGATCAAATGTTGtgggctttgttgttgttgttgttgttattatttattattgttattaaccAATATCTACACTTTGAAAATGCATATCTATAATCTAAATAgataatacagacaaacactttgttttgttaaaatataaCCCCAACCCTGTGTACGGATGCATACATTTAAATATCAGGAATTCATTTTATTACAATGAAGATTTAGATAACTTCTGTAGCAATTTGTGTCAGCCATATGCAGTTTAGCACACACTGTGTTGGTGTCATAGCGACATCTTTTGAGAGTAGGGCTGGACGATAAATTGATGTCATTGactgacatttgaatttgaCTTAATGAAAATTGGTTTTCCCTTTAACTTCCTGACTGAGTCTCCATTGGGGCTCTTCTAGTTCAGAGTGCACTGAGCTTGTCATTACCTGATATGAGTTGGCACATACAGTGTGATGTCGCAGCCAGGTCAACCATCTTGGACTATGTATGGCAGCTCCACTCGGACAAAGATGGTGCCCAACTAAATTTCcttttgtgaaaaaatgtaaaataagaaCGCCTTGGCACTTAAACTGCAAGGagaaattttctttttaatcccAAGTGAAAAAACTGAGTTTGAGTGAATTCCTtggattgaattttttttttttttaatgaatgtgtaTAACGTATGTATAACTTAGCTGTGAAAGAAGAACTAGTAAGTTTGCTCAGAATTTATTTTCCCTCATATCACACtaatttttgtttgctttttttgtcttgttcttCTCTCTCCACATAGCTGACTGACATGGCTTTCTAGCAGGCTCCCAAAGATCTCTTGATGGATCACAGGggacaaacaagaaaaaccaCCGCATTTGAGAGTGTCACCAATAACTAAGGAATCTGACCCACAAGCATATCctgaaactgacttcagtgcATGTGGCCTCCTCAGTTGTTCATACACACCTGTTGGGCAACCCAAAGGCCTATTGCTATGCACTATAAAAGCAGGGAGATGTGCTGTGGGGATGCTGGGAGGAGCAGGCTTTTTTCGTGTAGGACTGTCCCTCTGGTAATAGGGCTTCTGGTGACCATGGCCCAGGGCACTGTGCCAGAACAGCAAGAGACACTGGTGGAAATGATGTCTGTGGAACTAGAAGCCTCCATGCAGTCCTCTGTGCTGTCTGAGCTCcaggctgctgcagcctcagttgGTGAAGGGCCACCTACGCCTGTGCCAGACTCTGCTACAAAGAATGGGGGAGTGCACAATGGCATACCTGATTCATCTGCAATTGTGGGCCAGGTGTTCCAGTTGAAGGTTCCCCCAGGACCTGCCAATGCAAGCTGTAATGTCCATGTAAGTACACTAAAGATTTGACATATCCATTATTTGGCATGCAATATTGAATCCCTCATTACTTAATGTGAATGTTTTGCTACTAAGAAATAATTACATGTAAATAATTTAACATTCATTTAATGAGGTTGGAATAAATCAGTCAATTAGAGTTGCATCTGTGTTTAAGAAACTAGATTCAGAATAACCAAGTGGTATGAGAGGACCACTTTGATATGTGATATGTTACACTGATATACTGAAGGTCATATATTCTCTTTCATTTTGGTGGTGCCTCTTATTTGATTGAGCACTAGCTTCGGGGTTCACATAGAAAAGCATAGAATGTGTTCCTGCTTGATCTGGGTGTCAATGTTGAATAAAGAAATGAGAAGGATGAATCTCATTTTGTGACAGTAGAAGGTTTAAAGAGTATTCTCTTACAGACCTGAATAATTGAGAACTAATGTTTTTAAGGCCCAGCTATGCTCTATTAATGTGTAATAGATGGATAGAGTAACTTGTATGTATGAATGACAAATGGGGATGATTTAAGATGTGTGCAGCTGTACATACTCACTAAAAATGTTGATTGTTTTGCCCGATGCAGActacacatttttttccaacaaTGCAGTATAGCATTCATTCTTACACTTGTGATCACTGTATCACTGCTGATTGAATCTGACTGTGGTGCAATTTGTTCTAGTCAAACTTCTGAATAAGATGAGATGATTATTATTGGCCCAAGTGGTGATGTAGAATGATATCCTGTCATACACTAATAACTCAGAATGAAGAGTGATGACTCACATGGTTGTTATGAATAGGAGCTCACCATGTTTCTCCTCTAATATTCGGCAAGATTTGATGAAGTGAATGGAACTGGAATGGGGCTTAAATTTCTTGCATAGATTGAAATTCATGTATCTAgtgtttctgcttcctgtttcactgGCACCTTGTTAAACATAAAATATCCTAGTTACTACTAAGATGTACTTGCTTTGTCtattataaaatgtaaaattttgatTCAGAAAGTAATTTCTAGTCATCACTTGGGTCCTTGTAACTTTTCATGGtcatttgtaattatttttgatatGATATTTTTGAAGGCAAGTAATGAGTTTTGCTATGCTGTATATTAGTTTTATCTCAGAAGTCTTTTAATGTTATATAGCAGTAATTTTGATATGGTTTCTCATCTTATAGCTCACTGAGATGGGAAAGAAGACTTTACCCTCTTGGTTATGTTGGGACAAAGACAGCTGCATTCTGAGAGGTTTGGCACTGGATCAGGATAAAGGTGTGTATCATATCTTGGTGTCTGGAAAGGAAACAATTGAGAAGACTGGCGGCCAACTGTTCCCCAGTGCAGTCTTCTCAATCGAAGTATACCCAGAAGAAAAAGCGGACAGTGAACCAGCTCTGCTCACTCTACAGTCTGATAGTAGTGGCCTCCAGCCTTTTACATGTGGCTCTGAGGAGCCTGTCACTGTTATCACTGTCATTTTGGATGCTGACTTGACAAAGATGGCTGCTGAACAGAGGGCCAACTTGCTGGGCATTATGAGAAAGTTCTCACATGTGCCCCTGGAGCAAATGAGGGTGGTGCCTGTTGTTAACAATCGTTTATTTGACATGTCTGCTTTCATGGCTGGACCAGGAAATGCTAAGAAGGTTGTAGAGAATGGGGCCCTGTTATCATGGAAACTGGGATGTGCCCTGGACCAGGGCAGCATCCCTGATATTAGCAGTGTCCAGTCCTCAGCAAAGGATGGGACCATGTCAGCCAGGCTCGGGTACCCAGTAGTCGGCTGGCACATTGTCAACAAAAAACCCCATGGTGTGAAACGGGTTAGACGGCAGCTGAACAATACACCAACTCCAGTGCCCTCCCTGCTTCCCCCAACTACCCACCCAGAGCCCCCCATACGTGTTGTTCCCACCCCAACTTCGCCCTCAATTGCCCCAGCGACAGACAACTCTGCACCTCCAGTCCGAGGCCCTTTGCCTCTGCCTGTGAAGCCTACAATGAGGGTCAGGGATCAAATAGCCCACACACCCGTATTTGGGCCTCCTCAGCCCACAAGAGTTCTAGGAACTACAAGCACCATCCCTATCCAGCCAACTGTGACCCGGCCTACGTTTGTAGAAGCCACTGCTGTGCCAACACTGCCAAGCACCACCAAAAGACCCAAAACCTCTGCCACAAGAAAACCCAAGAAAACCAAATCTTCCACTCCAGCTCCTCGGGAACCCAAGTCCACCACAACTAAACCGCCAAGACGCACAACTCCTCTCTCTTTAGCTCCAGACATGAATAAAACCCCAGAGATGCGCAACCCTATAGATCAGGTGAATGCATGGGTTGGCACATATTTCGAGGTTAAGATTCCTCCTGATACGTTCTTTGACAGGGAGGATGGTACTACTGATAAGTTGCGTTTGACTTTGAAGAGGACTCCCAAAGAACCGGTGAATGAAACATCTTGGATCCAGTTCAACAGCACTATCCAGCTTCTGTATGGCCTTCCAGAGGAGCATCATGCAGGGAAACATGAGTATTTCATGTTGGCCACTGATAAAGGTGGGAAGAGCATCATGGATGCTTTTGAGGTACAAGTCAACCGTTGGTCTACTAATGATAAACCATCAGTTGTGTTTGCTGCTCGTTTCCATGGTGAACCTAAAATGTTGAGCAATGATATCCATAAAAAAATTCTTTTGACCAAAAAGTTGGCATATGCGCTTGGTGATcgcaacagcagcacagtgaccCTAAGAAGCATCACAAAGGGGTCAATTGTGGTTGAATGGACCAATAACAGTCTCCAACAAAGTCCTTGTCCAAAGGACCAGATCACAGTTCTCAGCAACAGAATCTCTGATCACCAAGGGACACCAAAACTGGCCTTCATCAAAGCCATGGAGCCAGAATTCAAACCCATTAACATATCCATTCGGGGAACAAATAAATGTCAGAGCTACACATTCATCCCGCCAGGAGAGGTGCCATCGCCTGTTCTTCCTACGGCTACCCCTTCACCTGGGACAGGCCGTAGAAGCAGTGATGATGTCTACTTACACACTGTTATTCCTGCAGTAGTGGTGGCAGCCCTGTTGCTCATAGCTGGAATCATTGCTATGGTCTGCTATCGCAAGAAGCGCAAGGGGAAGATGACCATCGAGGAGCAGGCAACGTTCATCAAGAAAGGTGTCCCTATCATATTTGCTGACGAGTTAGATGATTCAAAGTCACCGCCATCCTCCAGCATCCCTCTTATCCTTCAGGAGGAGAAGCCCCCACTCCCACCTCCAGAGTATCCCAACATGGCTGGCCCTCACAGCACCCTGCTTAACCAGGATTTGCTGGAGGAATATTCAGTATATCAAGATGACGATCCCAATGCCCCTCCTTACCAGCCCCCACCACCATTCACTGTCCCCATAGAGGGGAAAGGCTCTCGCCCCAAGAACATGACCTCATACCGGTCCCCCCCTCCCTATGTGCCTCCCTAACGCACCTTTGGGTTTTCACTTTGGAAAGCAGGTGCAATGTAGGGATGCTTGTTGAAAACTACTACAGGAGTAATTTTCCATGTGTTCAATGAAATTGCTTTGACTTTGTAGATGCAAGGCAACCATACCCATATCGTACAATTCTACTTCTGGCACAGGGCAAGTACATGGGGAACAGTTTGTAATTTCCAAgatattatttgtgtttttgttttttgtctttcagatcTGTTCTTGACTTCTtgcatattctttttttttgtttggttctgTTTTTGCCAAGAAGAGTCAGTTTTATCTTCAATGATGTACTATTTCTATTgtatagaaaataataaagaagcTGGAAGACTGAAGCCCACAGGGCCTTTGAGCAgatgtcaccatgacaacagactTGAGGCTCTCCCTCACAACGTTAATCTTTATGAGTTCCATATCACTCTTATCTGTCCTTTGGCTAGGTTTACTAAGATT encodes:
- the LOC115046738 gene encoding dystroglycan-like, with the translated sequence MWPPQLFIHTCWATQRPIAMHYKSREMCCGDAGRSRLFSCRTVPLVIGLLVTMAQGTVPEQQETLVEMMSVELEASMQSSVLSELQAAAASVGEGPPTPVPDSATKNGGVHNGIPDSSAIVGQVFQLKVPPGPANASCNVHLTEMGKKTLPSWLCWDKDSCILRGLALDQDKGVYHILVSGKETIEKTGGQLFPSAVFSIEVYPEEKADSEPALLTLQSDSSGLQPFTCGSEEPVTVITVILDADLTKMAAEQRANLLGIMRKFSHVPLEQMRVVPVVNNRLFDMSAFMAGPGNAKKVVENGALLSWKLGCALDQGSIPDISSVQSSAKDGTMSARLGYPVVGWHIVNKKPHGVKRVRRQLNNTPTPVPSLLPPTTHPEPPIRVVPTPTSPSIAPATDNSAPPVRGPLPLPVKPTMRVRDQIAHTPVFGPPQPTRVLGTTSTIPIQPTVTRPTFVEATAVPTLPSTTKRPKTSATRKPKKTKSSTPAPREPKSTTTKPPRRTTPLSLAPDMNKTPEMRNPIDQVNAWVGTYFEVKIPPDTFFDREDGTTDKLRLTLKRTPKEPVNETSWIQFNSTIQLLYGLPEEHHAGKHEYFMLATDKGGKSIMDAFEVQVNRWSTNDKPSVVFAARFHGEPKMLSNDIHKKILLTKKLAYALGDRNSSTVTLRSITKGSIVVEWTNNSLQQSPCPKDQITVLSNRISDHQGTPKLAFIKAMEPEFKPINISIRGTNKCQSYTFIPPGEVPSPVLPTATPSPGTGRRSSDDVYLHTVIPAVVVAALLLIAGIIAMVCYRKKRKGKMTIEEQATFIKKGVPIIFADELDDSKSPPSSSIPLILQEEKPPLPPPEYPNMAGPHSTLLNQDLLEEYSVYQDDDPNAPPYQPPPPFTVPIEGKGSRPKNMTSYRSPPPYVPP